AAAAGGTGTTGAAGTGCTGATGGAAGACCCCATCCTGTGGTTAATGCGGGTTATGGGATAAAACCTGACCCAGCGCTTCCTTCTGAGCCCTTGTGGTGCTCAATTGAGCCCCggaggaggatggggatgaCAGCAGAATTGCATCATGCAGTGTGGAATGGAAACAGCTGTTCCTGTCTCTGACCTTCAGTTTATGACCGCCCTCATCCAGACAGACCAGCAAAACACTCACTCTGTTTATAGCCACAGCCTGCAACTGTTTCAGTCCATAACATGGAGGGtggctttcagttttgcttgctttggtCACAGCCTCTGGCGTatacaaatgttttattcattGACAAATGCATCTCATTTCACTCATATTTTCTTCCACCATCACATAATGAAGCGCTTGTCCTTCTGCTCCTTGCTTTCTCACTGCGTTGGCCGGGCTTCATGGGCGTGCTTTAGCACTTTGCCTATGGAGAGAAGAACTAATCAGCTTAGCAGccttgtttcagtttctcagtatTGTAATGAAAGAGCCTGTATGCAGGGACACAGCCAGCAGAAACCAGCGTGGGGAGTGTAATTAGAGCTATCAAATAGCGGGCAGCTCTGCACTAATCTCTCAGTGATTGAGGTGGTTATGGATTATGAGCTTGGATTATCATCAGCGTGGGCAGAAATGTTATGGGAACTGCCCTGTAATAAGGTCTGGTACAGGTATGTATCCAAGAGGATAACTCGGTTAGGGACCAGCTTGGCTCTATGGGTGAGTGAAGTGGATGGAAACGGTTTAGAATCAAGCATGGAAAAGTGCAGTGTGGTTTTTCATCTTGAGTTTCCATTCTAATGGCAGATCCCAGGTCTAATGGCAGGgacttcagctctgtgctggtgtcTGATCCTACTTGTCTCTCCTCAGTTGGACCATGGATACGCTCTCCACACGGCAGCCAAGGATTGCTTCAGTTCAGTTCTCAGCCAGGACATCCAGACCCCAGCAGAAAAACCAAGAGCCATTTTCTACACCAACGAGAGCGACCCGGTGAGtcactgctgtggctgctgccaaTGAGAGGTGCCCACATTCcaacagtgtgtgtgtgtgtggagccAGAAATGCTTCCTGGGATGGAGCTGTTTTAGGCCACAGAAAGGAAAGCGGTGATTCCCCAACCCAGAGGAAAACGGGCTGTGATCAGTATAAAACCAGACCTGAGTTTAAAACCAGACAGGGCTGATCTGCTGCCTCAAAGCTCCTGGGAACAAATATTGATTCCTTCTCCATAGCTGCGCAGATGAAATAGACTAATATATTGTACGGGCTCAGATGTGGCTTAGCTTGTCATCAGACACCATTAATTTCAACTCCAGGGTTATTCTTCCCTGACTAACCTCCCCAAATTGGCTGTGATGGGGGGGGTAAAACAGCACACCCCAGATAACCTCAGTGCAGCGTGgctctccagcagcacaatTCCAACCTGCTACTCTTCGTCTCGAGCACAAAACGAAGTGGGATAAATGAATGGAATAAGCCTTTGagatgcttttctgctgcttctgtaatTGGAGTCTTTCAGTGCTGATTCcttgggggtctctatggaaacagcagcatgcagatGATCTCGCTCACGTGGTCCCAGGCGTCTCTATAGATCTCACAGAAGGGTCCAGATGGCACGAATTGTCTCTGCTGTCCTGTGCCTACAATCCACGTTGCTGGGCAACTGGCTTTGGCATTCTGACTTTCACGTGCCTGATGTTGGGTGACGACCAGCATCTCTTCATTCCTCCGATCAGTTCCTCgatgtgcagctctgcagactgCGTGGGGAGCGGAGCGGCGCTGCTGGATCAGCAAACCTCATCGTTTCCAACTGGGCTCCTACGTGTGTGCAGtaaaaaccccattaaaaatGGATTAAGAAAGCCAGAGTAAAGCTAAATTTTTAATAAGGCTTTGCTTTTATACAGCTTTCTGTTAGCAGAACTCAAGAGTGACTCAACACGGTGATGAAGGTAGGGAGCACTTTGCAGGTGTGGCAGCTGAGAGTGGAGGAATTTGCCTGAGGTTGTGCAGGAGATGAGTGACAAAACTGGGAGTAAAACTGATGTCTGGAGCAGTGCTatgcagcaaacacagctgctggTAGCCTGTGTCAAACCATTCCTTATTCACAGATAGGTAACAGGGAAATCATCCACCCGTGGGCTTGAAGGAAGTACATTTGAGTCTAGCAGACAGCACTGAGGGCAATCAGGTGCTATTAAGGTGTAGCAGTGATCAATGAAGGATTAGATGCTTCCATCAAGCATAGGGTGCAGTGCCTATGAAACACAGCAGCTTGTGCACGAGCTCAGGTGGCCTGGAGATTTCCTATGGCAGCAATAGCACAATGCCTGCCTGACTTTACTGCGCTGGTTCTTCTGACTGTCAGTAAACAGGTGCTTGTTTTGACTGCAGAACAGAGTCAGACTTCAGAGTGTTACCCTTTACTCTTTGCTTCCCCAGGCCAAGCACAGCGAGCAGCACGAAGGCCGCTATTACAGCGTTCCTCTGGAGGAGCTGAAGGCTGTTCTTCCACATGGGCTGCCCTATCGCTTCCAGCAGCAGGTACTTCTGCATTAAGGCACGTTTTCCTTTAGAGATGCTTATACCGAGCAGCAGCAAAGATATAACGATGGACTGAGGGTGCCATCCAGGAAAGGCCTTGGTGTCAATCAGAGACGGGCTCACATTAGAAGAGCTGTGATGTGCTGACTTGTGGCTCCTCATTCTTGTCCTATTCTCAGATTAAGACCTTCAAGGAAGCCTGTGTCATGGTGCGAAAACCTGCTCTGGAACTTTTCACATACCTGAAAAACACCAACTTTGCCCACCCCGTCGTCAGATACGTGATTTGTATCTTTTATCACTCAACTTGGTGGTGGAACACCAGTTAAATGCAAGCAGGTGAATGCAAGCACGTCAGGGCAGTGTTTTGCTGTATGCTGAGCATTGTGGTTTGTCCTTCAGGAGCTGCCCCATCTGTTGTTATTAAATCCACCCTGACAGGTTCCTAAAGCTGACAGCCCTCACTGTAAACCATGTTGGGTTTAGTTCTACCAAGGATTATATTGACACAACAGAGGGAATGGGAATCACAGCTCTGAAGTActgaggtggtggtggtgggggatGCAAGGAGGAGGAATTCACTGCCTTCCTTTGCTGCTGGATGGATGGAGCACCATCCTTGCTTTTCCCACCTTCGTGCTTCCTTTATTATTGCCAAGTGATTAAGAGCTGCATGATGCCACAAAGCATTTTGTTGGAGACTTTCCTTGACAGGCAGCGTTGGAGATGGTGAAAGAGGAACTGGGAAAACCATGACGCTGTGCCACGTGGTTCACTTCTGCTCACGGCAGGGCTGGCTGGTGCTGCACATCCCGGATGGTAAGGCCGTGTCAGGTACACACACCTGGCACTGACAGGGAAGATTCTGCCTCAAGACAGAGCTGTAGGACACTGAAAATGATGGCTCTGCATCACCTTTATCCTCACAGGAGAGCTTACTGTGGCAGGCTCCTCTCATAaatgcagcaggaggaggagaagtgATGCACCCACATTGTATATTTTGGCTAAAAAcaactgctttcctttgctcGCAGCTCATCTTTGGGTGAAGAACTGCAAGGAGCTCATGCAGTCCTCTTATAACAAGGAGAGGCTCGATCAACCTCTGCAGGCGTCCTTCTGGCTCCGGAACTTCAGAACCACAAATGAGCGCTTCCTAAAGGAGGTTTGTAGGGGCTGCCAGGTTCTGGGTCACCTCTCTGGAACCACTCTGGGCTGCCTTTGTAATTACTGCATTGATTTAATTGCCATTGTCCTCTTATAcagataaaaacacaacaaaaatatgtGTGGGGCAAACgagacagcacagagcagggcaggccGCTGGGAGAGGTGGTGGAGCAGGTAAGGAGCTGCCTCGCTTTGTCTCAGCTTCTATATCATAGTTGCTTTTGTAGGTGCTTCAGAAGGCTGTTAAACCTTCCCAACCCCTTTGGAAGGGCAGACAGTGCCCCAGCAATATGCATGAAGAAGGAtttgttccttttcctcctctaaGGGCTTAACTCGAGTGAAGAACGCCAGCGATGTGGTTGGGGTGGTGCTGAAAGAGatcaagcagcagagcagcctgggtTCATTTCGAGTCCTGGTGGCAGTGGATGGAGTCAATGCACTCTGGGGAAGGACGACgttaaagaaagaagacaaaagccCTGTAAGAAGagagtgtgagtgtgtgtgtgtgtgtgtgctgtgggggGGGACTCATTGTTTTAAGTGAGAAATAACCCTGCTGTGAAGTCATACATAAACTCATGTTTGGCTCTACCAGCTCGGAGGGATGTGCAAAATACAGCCTGGGCTTCAGGCAGTTTAACTGAAGGAAGTTGTCTCAGTAAGGAAAAGATTGAGATACAGCGTGATGGCAGGGAGGGTTTGGGGGCTTCTCTGTGACGTTACTGGGGCTGAATAGGGTTAAGAGCAAAGAAGAAACGCACCTGAATGATGCACAGAAATGATGATTCCAAAGTGATTTAAAGTTGGGGGTAATGAATGGATTCCTCAGGTAGAAACCACTGACATAAAGCAGTCGTACCATCTCCTCTTACCAGGTTTCTCCAGAGGAGCTGACGTTGGTTCACAACCtgaggaagatgatgatgaaTAACTGGGTGAGTTCTGGTCCTTCAGCTCTCAATTAAAGCTCCTGCTGAGGTGTGAAGCTGTTCCTTCAGTGAAGGAGAGCACGGTGAACTGCTCGGGGTCAGCGTCTGGCTGATGTATGGCAGCAGATGTCCATGTAGGAATGTAACAGCAGCTCACATACACAGCGATGCCTTCCTTGCATAGTTTATAACTCACTTCTTTAGATCACAGCATTTACCAACTGCTAACGATGCTGCAGTTTATGATTCGATTGAATGAAGGAGAACTTTGTGCTGTAGGGGATCAATTCCATATAGTTACCATGGATCCACAAGGCAGCGTTTTGAAACTGAAGcacctctgagctgctgcctggaaGTCAGGCTCATTTCACTCAGCCCCTCTGTTTCAGAGCAATGGTGCCGTTGTGACAACACTCAGCCAGACCGGTTCCCTCTtcaagcccagctctgcccatctGCCCCATGAACTGCTGGGAAAGGTGAGCAATTACAGCTTCTCCTTGATGCTGTGAGCAGTTACAGCCTCTCCTTGATGCTGTGAGCAGTTCCAGCCTCTCCTCGATGCTGTGAGCAGTTACAGCCTCTCCTTGTTGCTGTGAGCCATGGCCTCTCCTTGATGCTGGACTTGGTTTGGAGCTGCGCTCAGCCCTAAGGCTGCAGTCTCTACTCTCCTCTTCTTTGTTGCTCCATCTCACTTCGTTCCCTTTGGACTTGCAGGAGGGTTTCGATGCTCTGGATCCCTTTGTCCCCATCCTCGTTCCCAATTACACAGAGCTCGAGTTTGAGAGCTGTTACCGTTACTACCTGCACTGCCGATGGCTGCAGCACGAGAAGGGTGAGTCCCTGCCGGGCTGTGGGCTGCAATCCTTGTTCTCCTGCTCCTTCTCAAcccttctctgctccttctcaACCCGTTCTTCTCTTTCAGCCCGCACAGAGGACGGCAAAGAGGAGCTGCGCTTCCTGAGCGGCAGCAACCCATGGCAGCTGGAGCGGCTGGCGGCGCCGCTGTAGGGAATAAAAGCTCCttttattataaaatcataTTATTATAAAAGCTCCTGGCAATAACACACGTGTGTCATTGGGGGGGGCGGGGTCTCGGGGAGGGGGtggagccccatagaggggggggaaaaagggtcTGGGGAGGGGTGAGCCCATAGAGGAGGGCAAGGGTCTGTCGGAGGAGTGGGGTTGAGCCCATAGAGGGGGGGAAGGGTCACTCGGGGGAGGGGTGGAGCACCATAGGGGGGAAGGGTctggggagggggtggagccccatagagggaGGGAAGGGTCTCGGAGAGGGGGtggagccccataggggggGGGAAGGGTCTCGGGGAGGGGGTGGGGCCCTATAGAGGGGGGAAGGGTCTCGGGGAGGGGGtggagccccatagagggagggaagggtctggggagggggtggagccccatagaggggGGGAAGGGTCtcggggaggggaggggcgaTTCCGTCACGCGTGTTCCGGTCACGCCGCCAATGAGCGGAACGCGGAGCGATGGCGGGGGAGGCGGTGACGCTGCAGCTCGGGCACTACGCGGGTTGTGTGGGCGCCCACTGGTGGGGGCTGCAGGTCGGGCCCAGcggatggggctgggggggggtcgggggaGCTCCGCTCTTATCTCTTATCTCTCACCCCCCCCTTACCCCATAGCGCTGCCCCCCGCCGGACACCGAGCTGAACCATGCGGTGCTGCTGCGCTCCGGGCGGTCGGGCTGCACGCCGCGTCTCATCGCGTTGGAGCTCAAAGGTACCGGGGGGGACGGCGGACCCCCCCCACCCAGtgactcccccccccccccccacccggTGACCGCCGTGTCTCGCTGCAGGCGGTGTGGGCTCAGTgcggagcggcggggccggcccGGAGCCGCTGTCGGCCTGGTGAGTGTCGGAGTTGGGGGGCTGTACGGGGGGCTGCACTGTCAGCTGCCGCCGCTGCTCGTTGTTTGCAGGCGGGGGGATGTGGACAATTACACGGAACCGGTAACGGGAACAGCGCGGCAGGAGGTGAGAGAATGGAGGGCGGAGGGAGCGTCCATCCATCCTCATCCATCCATAACAGCCCCTGCTGGGCTCTTTCTTtagggagatgctccaggtgATACAGGCAGCAGCTCCGGCGCTTCTGTTCAAGGTGTGTGTGCCTCTATTTCATGCTTTGCACCGTCTCTGTGGCTTCAATTCACCTGCTGAAGATGGAACTCTGTGCCCTTCTTCCATCTCCTCGCatggaggagggagagaagaagctcttctttctcttccactcTCAGTATCCCCTTGAATGGATGAGTCCTTCTTGGTgattccttctctctccagccccaggcagcagcacttggcTCTGGTCTGATTATCTCAGTGTTCAGCTGCACCCCAGGAGCGTTTATATCCTCCAGCAATACAACCACGATGGGTACGTGGATCTGGTACAGCCAGATCCATCATCCAGAGCAGGATCTTCACTTTGCCTTCATATGAATATACAAAAAGGAGCAGAATAAGAGCTcatcctgcttttatttttgtgtatataGGGATGCTGGTCGTCTAGAAGCCTTTGGGCAAGGAGAAAAGCTCCTGCAAGATGCTGCCTGCGTGGAGGAGGTGGAAGATCGCCTGCATTTCTATGCTGAGGAGTGCGATTACCTGCAGGTGTGACAGCACAGTCCAGCCTCcctgcttcattttcctttgctttaacatttagcagcagctcacagcccagccCTCGCTTTGCACAGGGATTTCAGGTGCTCTGTGACCTCCACGATGGATTCTCTGGAGTTGGTGCCAAAGTGACGGAGCTGCTGCACGATGAGTATTCAAGAAAAGGAATCCTGACCTGGGGCTTGACTCCGGTCACTCATAATAAAGGAGTAagtaaaagggggaaaaaacccacaaaaaacaggTGTGA
This DNA window, taken from Coturnix japonica isolate 7356 chromosome 25, Coturnix japonica 2.1, whole genome shotgun sequence, encodes the following:
- the DAP3 gene encoding 28S ribosomal protein S29, mitochondrial isoform X2; translation: MLRSVKGFICRPLKLDHGYALHTAAKDCFSSVLSQDIQTPAEKPRAIFYTNESDPAKHSEQHEGRYYSVPLEELKAVLPHGLPYRFQQQIKTFKEACVMVRKPALELFTYLKNTNFAHPVVRYVIYGERGTGKTMTLCHVVHFCSRQGWLVLHIPDAHLWVKNCKELMQSSYNKERLDQPLQASFWLRNFRTTNERFLKEIKTQQKYVWGKRDSTEQGRPLGEVVEQGLTRVKNASDVVGVVLKEIKQQSSLGSFRVLVAVDGVNALWGRTTLKKEDKSPVSPEELTLVHNLRKMMMNNWSNGAVVTTLSQTGSLFKPSSAHLPHELLGKEGFDALDPFVPILVPNYTELEFESCYRYYLHCRWLQHEKARTEDGKEELRFLSGSNPWQLERLAAPL
- the DAP3 gene encoding 28S ribosomal protein S29, mitochondrial isoform X1; the protein is MEIIDPPPPVPAGKMLRSVKGFICRPLKLDHGYALHTAAKDCFSSVLSQDIQTPAEKPRAIFYTNESDPAKHSEQHEGRYYSVPLEELKAVLPHGLPYRFQQQIKTFKEACVMVRKPALELFTYLKNTNFAHPVVRYVIYGERGTGKTMTLCHVVHFCSRQGWLVLHIPDAHLWVKNCKELMQSSYNKERLDQPLQASFWLRNFRTTNERFLKEIKTQQKYVWGKRDSTEQGRPLGEVVEQGLTRVKNASDVVGVVLKEIKQQSSLGSFRVLVAVDGVNALWGRTTLKKEDKSPVSPEELTLVHNLRKMMMNNWSNGAVVTTLSQTGSLFKPSSAHLPHELLGKEGFDALDPFVPILVPNYTELEFESCYRYYLHCRWLQHEKARTEDGKEELRFLSGSNPWQLERLAAPL